From Salvelinus fontinalis isolate EN_2023a unplaced genomic scaffold, ASM2944872v1 scaffold_1584, whole genome shotgun sequence, the proteins below share one genomic window:
- the LOC129849622 gene encoding transcription factor E2F7-like, translating into MEVECLALRDLISPKKSKADMEEVGGRNDQKENRCVERRRTTPHKMDTTATMLLYGSKPPTPEHLHSTPVKPSEWGAPPHADPWTPTANLRMLISAASPDIRDREMKKVLFRPIENERAVEDVEVDGPCQFDVVDEEEEEGERKPSRKQKSLGLLCQKFLALYPDYPTSDTISISLDEVSTSLGVERRRIYDIINVLESLMIVGRVAKNQYVWYGRRRLGSTLAELQGMGRQQRYHLHMEQAGEGGHREGATTHTPEGGEGDSSCAAASTRKDKSLRIMSQKFVMLFLVSRTQTVTLDVAAKILIEESQDPASHSKYKTKVRRLYDIANVLTSLGLIKKVHVREERGRKPAFKWIGPADFHSSHEDSEAVAAIALPGGRKQKLARHASFSVVPTSVASQRRVNSAPSSPRREVT; encoded by the exons TGAGAGATCTCATCAGTCCAAAGAAGAGCAAAGCAGACATGGAGGAAGTTGGAGGCAGAAATGATCAGAAG GAGAACAGATGTGTGGAGCGAAGAAGAACCACCCCTCACAAGATGGACACCACGGCCACCATGCTGCTGTACGGCAGTAAGCCTCCCACCCCGGAACACCTCCATAGCACCCCTGTTAAGCCTTCTGAGTGGGGGGCACCTCCTCACGCGGACCCCTGGACCCCCACTGCCAACCTCAGGATGCTCATCAGTGCTGCCAGCCCTGACATCCGCGACAGAGAGATGAAGAAGGTTCTGTTTAGGCCCATTGAGAATGAGAGAGCAGTGGAGGATGTCGAGGTGGATGGCCCGTGCCAG tttgatgtggtggacgaggaggaggaagagggggaaaggAAGCCCAGCAGGAAGCAGAAGAGCCTGGGCCTGCTGTGCCAGAAGTTCCTGGCCCTGTATCCGGACTATCCAACCTCTGACACCATCAGTATCTCATTGGATGAGGTGTCTACCAGCCTGG GGGTGGAGCGGCGGCGAATCTACGACATCATAAACGTCCTGGAGTCTCTGATGATCGTAGGGCGTGTAGCTAAGAACCAGTACGTGTGGTACGGGCGGCGGCGCCTGGGGTCCACCCTGGCCGAGCTGCAGGGGATGGGCAGGCAGCAGCGCTACCACCTGCACATGGAGCAGGCCGGGGAGGGCGGTCACAGAGAGGGAGCCACCACACACACcccagagggaggggaaggagactCCAGCTGTG CGGCCGCCAGCACCAGGAAAGACAAGTCCCTACGCATCATGAGTCAGAAGTTTGTCATGCTCTTCCTGGTGTCCAGGACCCAGACTGTCACTCTGGACGTGGCCGCCAAAATCCTCATCGAGGAAAGCCAGGACCCCGCCAGCCACAGCAAGTACAAAA CTAAGGTGCGGCGGCTGTATGACATCGCCAACGTCCTGACGAGTCTGGGATTGATCAAGAAGGTCCACGtccgggaggagagggggaggaagccTGCGTTCAAATGGATCGGCCCGGCAGACTTCCACAGCAGCCATG AGGACTCGGAAGCTGTGGCGGCCATCGCTCTTCCGGGTGGCAGGAAACAGAAGCTGGCACGCCATGCCTCCTTCAGTGTGGTGCCCACCTCTGTGGCCAGCCAACGCCGTGTCAACTCGGCGCCCAGCAGCCCACGCAGAGAGGTCACGG